The Caulobacter vibrioides sequence CAGGTCGGGGTGCTTGATGCGCAGGTAGATCACCGACAAGCAGACGATCGAGAAGGCGACGGCCGTACCCAGCGACATCAGATCACCCAGCAGGCTGATCGGCAGGAACGAGGCGGCGATGGCGATCACGACGCCCAGCAGGATGGTGCCCATCCAGGGGGTGCGGAACTTGGGGTGAATCTCAGCGAACACCTTCGGCAGCAGGCCGTCGCGGGCCATGGTGTAGAAGATGCGGGTCTGGCCGTAGCACAGCACCAGCATGACCGAGGACAGGCCGGTGATGGCGCCGATCTTGATGGCGAAGCTGATCAGGTTCAGCTTGCCGCCCTCGGCCGCAGCGTACGGGACGTCGGCCCATTCCAGGCCCATGCGGTCGATGGCGACAGCGATCGGGGCCGGGCTGGCCAGTTCACGGAAGGGCACCACGCCGGTCATCACGGCCGCGACGGCCATGTAGATCAGCGTACAGATCACCAGGGCGCCCAGGATGCCGATCGGCACATCGCGCGAGGGGTTCTTGGCTTCGGCGGCGGCGGTCGAAACGGCTTCGAAGCCGACATAGGCGAAGAAGATGATGGCGGCGCCGCGGAAGATGCCGCCGACGCCGAATTCGCCGGGCTGACCGGTCGGCTCGGGGATGAAGGGGTGCCAGTTGGCCGGATTGATGTACTGCGCGCCGACCGCAATGAACGTCACCAGCACGATCACCTTGATGACCACGATGGCGTTGTTGACGTTGGCGGACTCGCTGACGCCGACCACCAGCAGGGCCGAGACCATGGCGATGCCGATGGCGGCCACCAGGTTCAGCGTGCCAGTCATGGCGAACATCGTGCCGCCGCCGGGCGCGGCCACGGCTTGGATCAGCGGCGTCGCCCACATCG is a genomic window containing:
- a CDS encoding amino acid permease, which encodes MAGNRLFLKKSIASIQKEAAHSQLKRTLGPINLMSLGVGAIIGAGIFVLTGQVASANAGPAIMLSFIVAGIACALAGLCYAELASTMPVSGSAYTYAYGTLGEVFAWIMGWLLVLEYGVAASTVAVGWSGYVVSTLHALGINFPMIQVAGADAPMWATPLIQAVAAPGGGTMFAMTGTLNLVAAIGIAMVSALLVVGVSESANVNNAIVVIKVIVLVTFIAVGAQYINPANWHPFIPEPTGQPGEFGVGGIFRGAAIIFFAYVGFEAVSTAAAEAKNPSRDVPIGILGALVICTLIYMAVAAVMTGVVPFRELASPAPIAVAIDRMGLEWADVPYAAAEGGKLNLISFAIKIGAITGLSSVMLVLCYGQTRIFYTMARDGLLPKVFAEIHPKFRTPWMGTILLGVVIAIAASFLPISLLGDLMSLGTAVAFSIVCLSVIYLRIKHPDLPRPFKVPGGMFTAAAGIAACLFLADQNFQPMIVHAMNDNPLPLMILGGYAAVGAVIYIAYGFWHSKLAKGIDITEETDMNSPAEAMGRGVDDVK